From Streptomyces sp. NBC_01460, a single genomic window includes:
- the hppD gene encoding 4-hydroxyphenylpyruvate dioxygenase produces the protein MTETVHTTPDTARQADPFPVKGMDAVVFAVGNAKQAAHYYSTAFGMKLVAYSGPENGSRETASYVLTNGSARFVLTSVIKASTEWGTFLADHVHAHGDGVVDLAIEVPDARAAYAYAVEHGARGITEPYEVKDEHGTVVMAAIATYGKTRHTLVERGGYDGPYLPGYAAADPIVEPATKRTFQAIDHCVGNVELGRMNEWVTFYNTVMGFTNMKEFVGDDIATEYSALMSKVVADGTLKVKFPINEPAIAKKKSQIDEYLEFYGAAGVQHIALATNDIVASVKAMRAAGVQFLDTPDSYYDTLGEWAGETRVPVETLREQKILVDRDEDGYLLQIFTKPVQDRPTVFFEMIERHGSMGFGKGNFKALFEAIEREQEKRGNL, from the coding sequence ATGACTGAGACTGTGCACACCACCCCCGACACCGCCCGGCAGGCCGATCCCTTCCCGGTCAAGGGAATGGACGCGGTGGTCTTCGCGGTGGGCAACGCCAAGCAGGCGGCGCACTACTACTCGACCGCCTTCGGCATGAAGCTCGTCGCCTACTCCGGCCCGGAGAACGGCAGCCGCGAGACGGCGAGCTACGTCCTGACCAACGGTTCGGCCCGCTTCGTCCTCACCTCCGTCATCAAGGCGTCCACCGAGTGGGGCACCTTCCTCGCCGACCACGTGCACGCCCACGGTGACGGCGTGGTCGACCTCGCCATCGAGGTCCCCGACGCCCGCGCGGCCTACGCCTACGCCGTCGAGCACGGTGCGCGGGGCATCACGGAGCCGTACGAGGTCAAGGACGAGCACGGCACGGTCGTCATGGCCGCCATCGCCACGTACGGCAAGACCCGCCACACGCTCGTCGAGCGCGGCGGCTACGACGGGCCCTACCTCCCCGGCTACGCCGCCGCCGACCCGATCGTCGAGCCGGCCACCAAGCGCACCTTCCAGGCCATCGACCACTGCGTCGGCAACGTCGAGCTCGGCCGGATGAACGAGTGGGTGACCTTCTACAACACGGTCATGGGCTTCACCAACATGAAGGAGTTCGTCGGCGACGACATCGCCACCGAGTACTCCGCCCTCATGTCGAAGGTCGTCGCCGACGGCACGCTGAAGGTCAAGTTCCCCATCAACGAGCCGGCGATCGCGAAGAAGAAGTCGCAGATCGACGAGTACCTGGAGTTCTACGGTGCCGCGGGCGTGCAGCACATCGCGCTCGCCACGAACGACATCGTCGCGTCCGTGAAGGCGATGCGGGCGGCCGGCGTGCAGTTCCTGGACACCCCGGACTCGTACTACGACACGCTGGGGGAGTGGGCGGGCGAGACCCGCGTCCCGGTGGAGACGCTGCGCGAGCAGAAGATCCTCGTCGACCGTGACGAGGACGGCTACCTGCTGCAGATCTTCACCAAGCCGGTCCAGGACCGGCCGACCGTCTTCTTCGAGATGATCGAGCGGCACGGTTCGATGGGCTTCGGCAAGGGCAACTTCAAGGCCCTGTTCGAGGCGATCGAGCGCGAGCAGGAGAAGCGCGGCAACCTCTAG
- a CDS encoding MFS transporter codes for MDGGRHGEEHTPHRTPLVAVLAANSISTAGTSLTLIGVPWFVLETTGSAGKAGVVAFCATLPIVVAALVGGPVIDRLGRRRVAVASDAVCAAAVAAVPLLHHAGALHFWMLCALMAVNGLAHTPGNTARYVLVPDLAEHAGTTLARAASLFDAVSRGARMVGAALAGVLIAVVGAETVLLLDAATFALSALLVAGGVRGIRAAEPRKAAAPVSLRTYRAELREGYAYLLGNRLLLAVVVMVMFMNGTDQGWNAVLLPVHAEGELGGATDLGLLTALFGAGGLTGALLYGAVGHRFSRRTVFAVCVVLCGAPRFAVAALTGTTLPLAVTMALGGVAGGMLNPILTTVTYERVPEELRSRVSGALTAGCELAMPVGGLAAGLLVEGMGATGALLAMGGVYFLATLSPLVFPAWRGMGSPEPSVSSSEPCRPGPAPAARTPRSPVS; via the coding sequence GTGGACGGGGGGAGGCACGGGGAGGAACACACGCCGCACCGCACTCCGCTGGTGGCCGTCCTCGCGGCGAACTCGATATCCACGGCGGGGACTTCGCTGACCCTCATCGGCGTACCGTGGTTCGTCCTGGAGACCACGGGGAGCGCCGGGAAGGCGGGGGTCGTCGCCTTCTGCGCGACCCTGCCGATCGTCGTCGCGGCCCTGGTGGGCGGGCCCGTCATCGACCGGCTGGGCCGGCGGCGGGTCGCCGTGGCCTCCGACGCGGTGTGCGCGGCCGCCGTCGCCGCCGTCCCGCTGCTGCACCACGCGGGAGCGCTCCACTTCTGGATGCTGTGCGCGCTGATGGCCGTGAACGGGCTGGCCCACACGCCCGGCAACACCGCGCGCTACGTCCTGGTGCCCGACCTCGCCGAGCACGCGGGCACCACGCTCGCCCGCGCCGCGAGCCTCTTCGATGCGGTGTCGCGGGGCGCCCGCATGGTCGGTGCCGCGCTGGCGGGCGTACTGATCGCCGTCGTCGGGGCCGAGACCGTGCTCCTGCTGGACGCCGCCACCTTCGCGCTGTCCGCCCTGCTCGTCGCGGGGGGCGTACGGGGGATCCGCGCGGCCGAGCCACGCAAGGCCGCGGCCCCGGTCTCCCTGCGCACGTACCGTGCCGAGCTGCGCGAGGGCTACGCCTACCTGCTGGGCAACCGGCTGCTGCTCGCCGTGGTGGTCATGGTGATGTTCATGAACGGGACGGACCAGGGCTGGAACGCCGTGCTGCTGCCCGTGCACGCCGAGGGCGAGCTGGGCGGCGCCACCGATCTCGGCCTGCTCACCGCGCTGTTCGGCGCGGGCGGACTGACGGGCGCCCTGCTGTACGGGGCGGTCGGGCACCGCTTCTCGCGGCGGACCGTGTTCGCGGTGTGCGTGGTGCTGTGCGGAGCCCCCCGGTTCGCCGTCGCGGCCCTCACCGGGACGACACTGCCCCTCGCGGTCACCATGGCGCTGGGAGGCGTCGCCGGCGGCATGCTCAACCCGATCCTGACGACGGTGACGTACGAGCGTGTCCCCGAGGAGCTGCGGAGCCGGGTGTCCGGCGCGCTCACGGCCGGCTGCGAGCTCGCCATGCCGGTCGGCGGCCTCGCGGCGGGCCTGCTGGTCGAGGGCATGGGCGCGACGGGTGCGCTGCTGGCGATGGGCGGGGTGTACTTCCTGGCGACGCTGAGCCCGCTCGTCTTCCCCGCCTGGCGCGGCATGGGCAGCCCGGAGCCCTCGGTCAGCAGCTCGGAACCGTGCCGCCCTGGTCCAGCGCCCGCAGCGAGGACACCGCGCTCTCCAGTGTCGTGA
- a CDS encoding ABC transporter ATP-binding protein: MPETTTASTEQDRPRPATTSGATIRLENLSKSYPGSPAPAVDDVSMDIKAGETVILVGPSGCGKSTTLKMINRLIEPTSGRIKINDEDVTDMDPVKLRRKIGYAIQSSGLFPHMTVAENIALVPKMTGWSKSGVKDRVEEMLDLVGLDPREFHGRYPRQLSGGQQQRVGVARALAADPPVLLMDEPFGAVDPITRDHLQDELIRLQHELHKTIVFVTHDFDEAIKLGDRIAVLRERSHIAQFDTPEAILTNPTDDFVSGFVGAGAALKRLNLTRVRDVGIADFPTVTVEDPLQSIFNKLRDGRHSELLMLDRRNRPYKWLRRGDLMRAKGSLARAGQLVHDTVTRDATLHDALEAVLTDSGGRVAVTGRRGEFIGVVDMQTLMNSVQELLEADRLAAMEHEHDLEELRVHRTEHELEGGDGGL, from the coding sequence GTGCCTGAGACCACCACCGCGTCGACGGAGCAGGACCGGCCGCGCCCGGCCACCACCTCGGGCGCCACCATCCGGCTGGAGAACCTCAGCAAGTCCTACCCGGGCAGCCCCGCCCCCGCCGTGGACGACGTGTCCATGGACATCAAGGCGGGCGAGACCGTGATCCTCGTGGGCCCCTCCGGCTGCGGGAAGTCCACCACGCTCAAGATGATCAACCGTCTGATCGAGCCGACCTCCGGGCGGATCAAGATCAACGACGAGGACGTCACCGACATGGACCCGGTGAAGCTGCGCCGCAAGATCGGCTACGCGATCCAGTCCTCCGGCCTCTTCCCGCACATGACGGTCGCCGAGAACATCGCGCTCGTGCCCAAGATGACGGGCTGGTCGAAGTCCGGCGTGAAGGACCGCGTCGAGGAGATGCTCGACCTGGTCGGGCTCGATCCCCGCGAGTTCCACGGGCGCTACCCGCGCCAGCTCTCCGGCGGCCAGCAGCAGCGTGTGGGCGTGGCGCGCGCCCTCGCCGCCGATCCCCCGGTGCTGCTCATGGACGAGCCGTTCGGCGCCGTCGACCCGATCACGCGCGACCACCTCCAGGACGAGCTGATCCGGCTCCAGCACGAACTGCACAAGACGATCGTCTTCGTCACCCACGACTTCGACGAGGCGATCAAGCTCGGCGACCGCATCGCCGTCCTGCGGGAGCGGTCGCACATCGCGCAGTTCGACACCCCCGAGGCGATCCTCACCAACCCGACCGACGACTTCGTCTCCGGGTTCGTGGGGGCGGGCGCGGCCCTGAAGCGGCTCAACCTCACCCGCGTACGGGACGTGGGCATCGCCGACTTCCCGACGGTGACCGTCGAGGACCCGCTCCAGTCGATCTTCAACAAGCTGCGGGACGGCCGGCACAGCGAGCTGCTGATGCTGGACCGCCGCAACCGTCCCTACAAGTGGCTGCGGCGCGGTGACCTGATGCGGGCCAAGGGTTCGCTGGCCCGCGCCGGGCAGCTGGTGCACGACACGGTGACCCGGGACGCGACCCTCCACGACGCGCTGGAGGCGGTCCTGACCGACAGCGGCGGGCGGGTCGCCGTGACGGGACGACGCGGTGAGTTCATCGGGGTCGTCGACATGCAGACCCTGATGAACTCCGTGCAGGAGCTCCTGGAGGCCGACCGGCTCGCCGCGATGGAGCACGAGCACGACCTGGAGGAGCTGCGCGTCCACCGGACCGAGCACGAGCTCGAGGGGGGTGACGGCGGGCTGTGA
- a CDS encoding ABC transporter permease has product MTPSHQAPPKGERPPGEHDVQGHPFRDEEAEPTPSPSRPARRLTWKKLVLVPAVCAVVLVVTYLWITNVDLDSVAQNSLAGDTVQLRWWQHVRLTAISTFWVLIIAIPLGIALTRRGLKKAAPGVTALANIGQATPAIGLLALLVIWLGIGPSTAIIGMVIYAVLPVLSNTVAGLNAIEPTLVEASKGIGMSATGTLTKVELPLAVPLILAGVRTALVLNVGTATLATFGGGGGLGDLITSGIQTQRMPVLVLGSVLTVVLALLVDWLASLVELWLTPRGLEEA; this is encoded by the coding sequence GTGACCCCCAGTCATCAGGCACCCCCCAAGGGGGAACGGCCCCCCGGCGAGCACGACGTGCAGGGCCACCCCTTCCGCGACGAGGAGGCGGAGCCCACCCCCTCGCCGTCCCGTCCGGCGCGCCGTCTCACCTGGAAGAAGCTCGTGCTGGTGCCGGCCGTCTGCGCGGTCGTCCTGGTCGTGACCTACCTGTGGATCACCAACGTCGACCTCGACTCGGTCGCGCAGAACTCGCTGGCCGGTGACACCGTGCAGCTGCGCTGGTGGCAGCACGTCCGGCTGACCGCGATCTCCACCTTCTGGGTGCTGATCATCGCGATCCCGCTCGGCATCGCGCTGACCCGGCGGGGCCTCAAGAAGGCGGCCCCCGGCGTCACGGCCCTCGCCAACATCGGCCAGGCGACGCCTGCGATCGGGCTGCTGGCCCTGCTGGTGATCTGGCTGGGCATCGGCCCCTCGACGGCCATCATCGGCATGGTGATCTACGCGGTCCTGCCGGTGCTCTCCAACACGGTGGCGGGGCTGAACGCCATCGAGCCGACGCTGGTCGAGGCCTCCAAGGGCATCGGCATGTCGGCGACGGGGACGCTCACCAAGGTCGAGCTACCGCTCGCCGTCCCGCTGATCCTGGCGGGCGTACGCACCGCCCTGGTGCTCAACGTCGGCACCGCGACCCTCGCCACCTTCGGCGGCGGCGGCGGGCTCGGCGACCTGATCACCTCGGGCATCCAGACGCAGCGCATGCCCGTGCTGGTGCTCGGTTCCGTACTGACGGTGGTGCTCGCACTGCTGGTGGACTGGCTGGCCTCGCTGGTCGAACTGTGGCTGACGCCGCGTGGACTGGAGGAAGCGTGA
- a CDS encoding tetratricopeptide repeat protein translates to MDAKPQQNPEPPLSPLPPQGATAVPPPPTPMRTTLRRAAFGALAAAVLVAGAVIAVPDDAEEAAPPVAGPVARAEAAAAAGSPASLSDLTALIGDRQTWVETHPADAPSWAVLGTAYVEWGRRSADVAYYGRAEQALQRSLAAQPGERGNAEAWVGLGALAAARNDFVAAKRWGETVRTREPKNWTVYPVLIDAYNGLGEYAAAARATEKFAALRKGAPALARTSEMYRNQGWREDALATAQEAADHATTPAGKAVALHRLGDLAGERGEPAEALAQYDAALRTDRGHLPSLAGRARALAALDRTDEALAEYRTVTTKLPRPAYVLELGELYESLDLDGDARTQYAALRELLTRARSAGVDESLTEARFEADHGDPEAAVELMRTAWDAQRRSSAVADTLAWSLHRAGRSEEAVQYAERAVESGVRNASYAYHLGMIESALGQDGPARGHLEEALRTDPGFSPLAVPLAREALEALGEPAEGGPADMRPPAPEPSAAPEPSAAPEPSSAPEPEQKPEQEPKAESGSEPKPEPTARPARSAAPSPGATRSGATAAP, encoded by the coding sequence ATGGATGCCAAGCCGCAGCAGAATCCGGAGCCGCCCCTCTCCCCCCTGCCGCCCCAGGGCGCGACGGCCGTCCCCCCGCCTCCCACCCCGATGCGCACCACGCTGCGCAGGGCGGCGTTCGGGGCGTTGGCCGCCGCCGTGCTGGTGGCCGGCGCGGTGATCGCCGTACCGGACGACGCCGAGGAGGCCGCACCACCCGTGGCGGGGCCCGTGGCGCGGGCCGAGGCCGCGGCCGCCGCGGGCTCCCCCGCCTCCCTGTCCGACCTGACGGCGCTGATCGGCGACCGGCAGACGTGGGTGGAGACGCACCCGGCCGACGCCCCGTCCTGGGCGGTGCTCGGCACGGCCTACGTCGAATGGGGGCGGCGGTCGGCGGACGTGGCGTACTACGGCCGGGCCGAGCAGGCCCTCCAGCGCTCGCTGGCCGCGCAGCCGGGCGAACGCGGCAACGCGGAGGCCTGGGTGGGCCTCGGGGCGCTCGCCGCCGCGCGCAACGACTTCGTCGCCGCGAAGAGGTGGGGCGAGACGGTCCGCACCCGGGAGCCGAAGAACTGGACGGTGTACCCGGTGCTGATCGACGCCTACAACGGCCTCGGCGAGTACGCGGCGGCGGCCAGGGCGACGGAGAAGTTCGCGGCGCTGCGCAAGGGCGCGCCCGCCCTCGCCAGGACGTCGGAGATGTACCGCAACCAGGGCTGGCGCGAGGACGCGCTCGCCACGGCGCAGGAGGCTGCCGACCACGCCACGACGCCCGCCGGGAAGGCCGTGGCCCTGCACCGGCTCGGTGACCTCGCCGGTGAGCGCGGGGAGCCGGCGGAGGCCCTCGCGCAGTACGACGCGGCCCTGCGGACCGACCGCGGCCACCTGCCCTCCCTCGCGGGCCGGGCCCGCGCCCTGGCCGCCCTGGACCGCACGGACGAGGCGCTGGCGGAGTACCGGACGGTGACGACGAAGCTGCCCCGCCCCGCGTACGTGCTCGAACTGGGCGAGCTGTACGAGTCGCTGGACCTGGACGGGGACGCCCGCACCCAGTACGCCGCGCTCCGCGAGCTGCTCACGCGGGCGCGGTCGGCCGGGGTCGACGAGTCGCTGACCGAGGCCCGCTTCGAGGCCGACCACGGCGACCCGGAGGCGGCGGTGGAGCTGATGCGCACGGCGTGGGACGCGCAGCGCCGCAGCTCGGCGGTGGCCGACACCCTGGCCTGGTCTCTGCACCGGGCGGGCCGGAGCGAGGAGGCCGTGCAGTACGCCGAGCGGGCGGTGGAGAGCGGCGTGCGGAACGCCTCGTACGCCTACCACCTGGGGATGATCGAGAGCGCCCTCGGCCAGGACGGCCCGGCCCGGGGACATCTGGAGGAGGCCCTGCGTACCGATCCGGGCTTCTCACCGCTGGCCGTCCCGCTGGCGCGGGAGGCCCTGGAGGCGCTGGGCGAGCCGGCGGAGGGCGGCCCGGCGGACATGCGGCCGCCCGCCCCGGAACCCTCGGCCGCACCGGAGCCCTCCGCCGCCCCGGAGCCCTCGTCCGCGCCCGAGCCCGAACAGAAGCCGGAGCAGGAACCGAAGGCGGAGTCGGGGTCCGAGCCGAAGCCGGAGCCGACGGCACGGCCCGCCCGGTCGGCGGCCCCGTCGCCGGGGGCCACGAGGTCCGGGGCCACGGCGGCTCCGTAG
- a CDS encoding ABC transporter permease, which produces MNFWEYVGTRHQQLLTDTYQHASAVFQCMVIATLLGVLIGVVSYRSGWGGSLAITSTSAILTIPSLAAIGLLIPLVGLGVPPTVIILTLYGLLPIVRNCIVGLRGVDPTLVDAAKGIGMSRTRRLLKVELPLAWPPILTGIRVSTQMLMGIAAIAAYASGPGLGNEIFRGLASLGSANAINQVLAGTVGIVILALLFDAAYVLLGRLTIPRGIRA; this is translated from the coding sequence GTGAACTTCTGGGAGTATGTGGGCACCCGCCACCAGCAACTGCTCACTGACACGTATCAGCACGCCAGCGCCGTCTTCCAGTGCATGGTCATCGCCACCCTCCTCGGCGTCCTGATCGGTGTCGTCAGCTACCGGAGCGGGTGGGGCGGCTCCCTGGCGATCACGTCGACCTCGGCGATCCTCACCATTCCGTCGCTCGCCGCGATCGGTCTGCTGATCCCCCTGGTCGGCCTCGGGGTCCCGCCCACCGTGATCATCCTGACGCTGTACGGGCTGCTGCCCATCGTCCGCAACTGCATCGTCGGGCTGCGCGGGGTCGACCCGACCCTCGTCGACGCGGCGAAGGGCATCGGCATGTCGCGGACCCGGCGACTGCTCAAAGTGGAACTGCCCCTCGCGTGGCCGCCGATCCTCACCGGCATCCGGGTCTCCACCCAGATGCTGATGGGCATCGCCGCGATCGCCGCCTACGCCTCGGGCCCCGGACTCGGCAACGAGATCTTCCGCGGCCTCGCCTCACTCGGAAGCGCCAACGCCATCAACCAGGTTCTCGCCGGCACGGTCGGCATCGTCATCCTCGCCCTGCTCTTCGACGCCGCGTACGTCCTGCTCGGGCGGCTCACCATCCCTAGGGGGATCCGTGCCTGA
- a CDS encoding Lrp/AsnC family transcriptional regulator, which produces MAIDHLDGRLIVLLAREPRIGVLEASRRLGVARGTVQARLDRLQSNGVIRGFGPDVDPAALGYPVTAFATLEIKQGQGADVRAHLRGVPEVLELHTTTGHGDMLCRLVARSNADLQRVIDRVVGFDGIVRASTAIVMENPVPLRIIPLVEQAAGDTD; this is translated from the coding sequence ATGGCGATCGATCATCTGGACGGCCGGCTCATCGTGCTGCTGGCCCGTGAGCCCCGTATCGGTGTACTGGAGGCGTCGCGGCGTCTCGGGGTGGCGCGCGGGACGGTGCAGGCCCGGCTGGACCGGCTTCAATCGAATGGCGTCATCCGGGGCTTCGGCCCGGACGTCGACCCGGCGGCGCTCGGCTACCCCGTGACCGCGTTCGCCACCCTGGAGATCAAGCAGGGCCAAGGCGCCGACGTCCGGGCCCATTTGCGCGGCGTGCCGGAGGTGCTGGAGCTGCACACCACGACCGGGCACGGGGACATGCTCTGCCGCCTGGTCGCCCGCTCCAACGCCGATCTCCAGCGGGTGATCGACCGCGTGGTCGGTTTTGATGGCATTGTCCGGGCTTCCACGGCGATCGTCATGGAAAACCCGGTGCCGCTGCGTATTATCCCGCTGGTTGAGCAGGCTGCAGGGGACACCGACTGA
- a CDS encoding ArsR/SmtB family transcription factor: MPSNEPEGRAPGADEMNIHKIDVRTLRGLAHPLRIRLLNALREFGPATASGLAERLGESSGATSYHLRQLATYGFVEDAPERGKGRERWWKAVHMGTTLDSSSFLDHPDAEVRGAIGVLLHESASTHAQELNTWLGTMHEWPEEWRESFDLSDFKVRLTPELSQELAQKIQDLVNSYRGRVPEGTEGSAVVRTHLHMFPRPTE; encoded by the coding sequence ATGCCATCGAACGAGCCCGAGGGCCGCGCACCCGGCGCGGACGAAATGAACATCCACAAGATCGACGTCCGGACACTGCGCGGGCTCGCCCACCCCCTGCGCATCCGCCTGCTCAACGCCCTGCGGGAGTTCGGCCCTGCCACGGCGTCCGGACTCGCCGAGCGCCTCGGTGAGTCCAGCGGCGCCACCAGCTACCACCTGCGGCAGCTCGCGACGTACGGCTTCGTCGAGGACGCCCCGGAGCGCGGCAAGGGGCGCGAGCGGTGGTGGAAGGCCGTCCACATGGGCACCACCCTCGACAGCAGCAGCTTCCTGGACCACCCGGACGCCGAAGTGCGCGGCGCCATCGGGGTCCTGCTCCACGAGTCGGCGTCCACGCACGCCCAGGAGCTGAACACCTGGCTGGGGACGATGCACGAGTGGCCCGAGGAGTGGCGCGAGAGCTTCGACCTCAGCGACTTCAAGGTGCGGCTCACCCCGGAGCTGTCCCAGGAGCTCGCCCAGAAGATCCAGGACCTGGTGAACAGCTACCGGGGCCGCGTCCCCGAGGGCACCGAGGGATCGGCAGTCGTCCGCACCCACCTCCACATGTTCCCGCGCCCCACCGAATGA
- a CDS encoding FAD-binding oxidoreductase has protein sequence MDDLLERLRAGLPAEALITDPDITASYAHDMASFCDAGAPAVVVLPRTVEEVQHVMRTATALRVPVVPQGARTGLSGAANASDGCIVLSLVKMDRILEISPVDRIAVVEPGVVNATLSRAVNEHGLYYPPDPSSWEMCTIGGNIGTASGGLCCVKYGVTAEYVLGLEVVLADGRLLNTGRRTAKGVAGYDLTRLFVGSEGSLGIVVKAVLALRPQPPQQLVLAAEFPSAAAACDAVCRIMERGHTPSLLELMDRTTVRAVNAMASMGLPETTEALLLCAFDTPDPAADLAAVGELCTAAGATEVVPADDVAESELLLQARRLSLPALETVKSATMIDDVCVPRSRLGAMIEGTAAIAEKFGLTIGVCAHAGDGNTHPVVCFDHTDADESRRARESFDEIMALGLELGGTITGEHGVGVLKKEWLARELGEVGVEVQRGIKAAFDPLGLLNPGKLF, from the coding sequence ATGGACGATCTTCTCGAACGACTGCGCGCGGGGCTCCCGGCCGAGGCACTGATCACGGACCCGGACATCACCGCCTCGTACGCCCACGACATGGCGAGCTTCTGCGACGCCGGCGCCCCCGCCGTCGTGGTGCTCCCCCGCACGGTCGAGGAGGTCCAGCACGTGATGCGGACCGCCACCGCCCTCCGGGTCCCCGTCGTGCCCCAGGGCGCGCGGACCGGCCTGTCGGGTGCGGCCAACGCCTCCGACGGCTGCATCGTGCTCTCCCTGGTGAAGATGGACCGGATCCTGGAGATCAGCCCCGTCGACCGGATCGCGGTCGTCGAGCCGGGCGTCGTCAACGCCACCCTGTCCCGCGCCGTCAACGAACACGGGCTGTACTACCCGCCGGACCCGTCGAGCTGGGAGATGTGCACGATCGGCGGCAACATCGGCACGGCGTCCGGCGGGCTGTGCTGCGTGAAGTACGGCGTCACCGCCGAGTACGTCCTGGGCCTGGAGGTCGTCCTGGCCGACGGGCGGCTCCTGAACACCGGGCGGCGCACCGCCAAGGGCGTCGCCGGATACGACCTCACCCGGCTCTTCGTCGGCTCCGAGGGCAGCCTCGGCATCGTTGTCAAAGCCGTCCTCGCGCTGCGCCCCCAGCCGCCGCAGCAGCTCGTGCTCGCCGCCGAGTTCCCCTCCGCGGCAGCGGCCTGCGACGCGGTGTGCCGGATCATGGAGCGGGGACACACCCCGTCACTCCTCGAACTGATGGACCGTACGACCGTGCGTGCCGTCAACGCGATGGCCTCCATGGGGCTCCCCGAGACCACCGAGGCGCTGCTGCTCTGCGCCTTCGACACGCCCGACCCGGCGGCCGACCTCGCCGCGGTCGGGGAGCTGTGCACCGCGGCGGGGGCCACCGAGGTCGTGCCCGCCGACGACGTCGCCGAGTCCGAACTCCTGCTGCAGGCCCGTCGGCTCTCCCTCCCCGCCCTGGAGACGGTCAAGTCGGCAACGATGATCGACGACGTGTGCGTGCCGCGCTCCCGGCTGGGCGCGATGATCGAGGGGACGGCCGCCATCGCCGAGAAGTTCGGGCTCACCATCGGGGTCTGCGCCCACGCGGGCGACGGCAACACCCACCCCGTCGTCTGCTTCGACCACACCGACGCCGACGAGTCCCGCAGGGCCCGCGAGTCCTTCGACGAGATCATGGCGCTCGGCCTCGAACTGGGCGGCACCATCACCGGCGAACACGGGGTCGGCGTGCTGAAGAAGGAGTGGCTCGCCCGCGAACTGGGCGAGGTGGGCGTCGAGGTGCAGCGCGGCATCAAGGCCGCCTTCGACCCCCTCGGACTGCTCAACCCCGGCAAGCTGTTCTGA
- a CDS encoding glycine betaine ABC transporter substrate-binding protein — protein sequence MRVRTGLASAAALALLLTGCGLKSGSPLVDEVEPGSIGKGQPLKGASLTVTSKNFSENIILGQIMGLVFKAAGAEVLDRTNLPGSISAREAVVKGDADALYDYTGTAWITYLGHAKPIVDPQKQWKAVRDEDIGNGVTWLPPATLDNTYALAISKKNNAKYHLKTLSDVAALAKKDPKAVTVCVENEFASRDDGLPGMQKHYGMKLPAANIKKMDAGIIYTQVNTGGCLLGEVYTTDGRIKAMNLDVTEDDQQFFPNYNAAPAIHTATLDKYPEIAELLAPVTEKLTTRLAQELNSKVDVDGEDPHEVAKDWLVQEGFIQEG from the coding sequence GTGAGGGTACGTACGGGCCTGGCATCGGCGGCCGCGCTCGCCCTCCTGCTCACGGGATGCGGGCTGAAGAGCGGATCACCGCTGGTGGACGAGGTGGAACCCGGGTCGATCGGGAAGGGGCAGCCGCTCAAGGGCGCGTCCCTGACGGTGACCTCGAAGAACTTCAGCGAGAACATCATCCTCGGCCAGATCATGGGCCTGGTCTTCAAGGCGGCGGGTGCCGAGGTCCTGGACCGGACGAACCTGCCCGGGTCGATCAGCGCGCGTGAGGCGGTCGTCAAGGGCGACGCCGACGCGCTCTACGACTACACGGGCACGGCGTGGATCACCTACCTGGGCCACGCCAAGCCCATCGTCGACCCGCAGAAGCAGTGGAAGGCCGTGCGCGACGAGGACATCGGCAACGGGGTGACCTGGCTGCCGCCGGCCACCCTCGACAACACGTACGCCCTGGCCATCAGCAAGAAGAACAACGCCAAGTACCACCTGAAGACCCTGTCGGACGTGGCCGCGCTCGCCAAGAAGGACCCGAAGGCCGTCACCGTCTGCGTGGAGAACGAGTTCGCCTCGCGCGACGACGGACTGCCGGGCATGCAGAAGCACTACGGGATGAAGCTGCCGGCCGCGAACATCAAGAAGATGGACGCGGGGATCATCTACACCCAGGTGAACACCGGCGGCTGCCTGCTGGGCGAGGTGTACACCACGGACGGCCGGATCAAGGCGATGAACCTCGACGTCACCGAGGACGACCAGCAGTTCTTCCCGAACTACAACGCCGCGCCCGCCATCCACACGGCGACCCTCGACAAGTACCCGGAGATCGCCGAACTTCTGGCTCCGGTCACCGAGAAGCTGACGACCCGGCTCGCACAGGAGCTCAACTCCAAGGTGGACGTCGACGGGGAGGACCCGCACGAGGTCGCGAAGGACTGGCTCGTGCAGGAAGGATTCATCCAGGAGGGCTGA